A section of the Anaerolineales bacterium genome encodes:
- a CDS encoding glycogen debranching protein, translating to MHTKLIAEARNRAVEVLLKCADRSGFRASGNSIGYPQVWGRDSAIIFLGALASGEEELIAAGRHSLDTLSAYQSPHGLIPLNVNPDTGYVSSENAGACDTNLWYILGRYMDFCFTHDKKVLRESWSSIEQALLWLQYQDMNECGLLEIPEAGNWMDLLDVRYNTLYDNVLYYAATLAYEDMSRQISSDGFFQGNCISAECIHERINLLMWIDRCWVASHFAEHLEKLKAIRLEWFMLYHNIGTISSRPYYLPWVAFRDYGDWCDGLANLLAILTGIADGNRSNHILRYMLQVGMADPYPTKAIHPPIYPGEPHWREYYRSRNLNLPHQYHNGGIWPMIGGFHVAALVRCGWQSDAEQHLDSLTNCVKQGNQGSWGFNEWMHGSSGRPMGYEQQGWSAALYLLAESTVRTGKIILFDNLLALKPASAVAAEQNEIVDKIGGGPE from the coding sequence ATGCATACTAAACTTATCGCAGAAGCACGGAATCGTGCAGTAGAAGTGCTCCTGAAATGCGCAGATCGATCCGGTTTTCGTGCTTCAGGAAATTCAATTGGATACCCTCAAGTATGGGGGCGTGATAGTGCGATAATATTCCTGGGAGCACTCGCTAGTGGGGAAGAGGAGCTGATTGCAGCCGGGCGCCATTCACTTGACACGCTCAGCGCCTATCAATCACCTCATGGTCTCATACCATTGAATGTTAATCCAGACACAGGCTATGTCAGCTCCGAAAACGCGGGGGCTTGCGATACCAACCTATGGTACATCCTGGGTCGTTATATGGATTTTTGCTTCACCCATGACAAGAAAGTTTTGCGAGAAAGCTGGAGCAGTATTGAACAGGCATTGTTATGGCTCCAGTACCAGGATATGAATGAGTGCGGACTTCTTGAAATACCCGAAGCTGGGAATTGGATGGACCTGCTCGATGTACGCTACAATACACTTTACGATAATGTGCTGTACTACGCTGCCACTCTGGCTTACGAAGATATGAGTCGTCAGATATCGTCGGATGGGTTCTTCCAGGGGAATTGTATCTCGGCGGAATGTATTCATGAGCGGATCAATCTCCTTATGTGGATAGACCGTTGTTGGGTGGCTTCACACTTCGCTGAGCATTTGGAAAAGTTAAAAGCCATCCGCCTGGAATGGTTCATGCTCTATCATAATATTGGCACGATATCCAGTCGTCCATACTACCTGCCATGGGTGGCATTTCGTGATTATGGCGATTGGTGCGATGGGCTGGCAAACTTACTGGCAATCCTAACCGGTATTGCTGATGGCAATCGTTCCAATCACATATTGCGTTATATGCTTCAGGTTGGTATGGCTGACCCGTACCCCACCAAGGCTATTCATCCGCCAATCTATCCTGGGGAGCCGCATTGGCGAGAATATTATCGTAGCCGAAACCTAAACCTTCCCCACCAATATCACAATGGCGGTATCTGGCCGATGATTGGTGGTTTTCATGTTGCTGCTCTGGTTCGTTGCGGCTGGCAGTCCGATGCTGAACAACATTTGGATTCGCTCACAAACTGTGTAAAGCAGGGCAATCAAGGTAGCTGGGGTTTCAATGAGTGGATGCATGGCAGCAGTGGGCGACCTATGGGGTACGAGCAGCAAGGTTGGTCAGCGGCGCTATATCTGTTAGCGGAATCTACCGTACGCACTGGAAAAATCATCCTATTTGACAATCTATTGGCTTTAAAGCCAGCTTCGGCAGTGGCAGCCGAACAAAATGAGATCGTGGATAAAATTGGAGGCGGTCCGGAGTAA
- a CDS encoding ABC transporter substrate-binding protein, translating to MWKFISFMVLAAMVLTACAPAATQTPVTEAPATTAPDVTLTTAPETVTLIVWDQFYRDVETQVMDTLNAEFEAAHPGVKIERVVKTMDDLKATLKLALGEADGPDVAQVNQGRPDMGAFVEAGLLLPLNNYATQYNWSERFSSSVNNRNSFSEDGKTFGSGNLYGVSPTAEVVGVYYNKNMFSKYGWDIPTTFDEFTQLLADIKTAGETPIAFGLLDGWPGIHEFSAVADTLVTGEYLDNFVYGVNNVSFDTPENQEAAKIIQEWVDAGYFTDGFMGIGYDDVNKLFKSGQGAMTITGSWLAPELLVDTDQEFGFFLLPQKTADAKQLAVGGVGIPFAIRKSTANPDLAAEYLDWMISPRAAQLWVGISYVPAMPLPADFTLEVGSLFTDTVLAWNRINQDNGVGHYIDWATPTFYDTIVSQLQKLFANEIDPATFTAEVEKDYSAFLSGQ from the coding sequence ATTTGGAAATTCATTTCTTTCATGGTGCTGGCAGCTATGGTTTTGACAGCCTGTGCACCGGCAGCCACACAAACTCCGGTTACAGAAGCGCCCGCAACCACAGCCCCTGACGTGACCTTAACAACTGCTCCCGAGACGGTTACATTGATTGTCTGGGATCAGTTCTACCGGGATGTCGAGACCCAGGTGATGGACACGTTGAATGCTGAGTTCGAGGCAGCCCACCCGGGAGTCAAGATTGAACGGGTAGTCAAGACCATGGATGACCTGAAAGCAACTCTTAAACTAGCTCTTGGTGAGGCTGATGGTCCTGATGTTGCCCAGGTGAACCAGGGTCGTCCAGATATGGGAGCTTTTGTTGAGGCAGGTCTATTGCTGCCTTTAAATAATTATGCCACCCAGTATAACTGGAGCGAACGCTTCTCATCCTCGGTGAATAATCGCAACAGTTTCTCCGAAGATGGGAAGACATTTGGAAGCGGTAATCTTTATGGGGTGAGCCCCACCGCTGAAGTGGTGGGTGTCTATTACAATAAAAACATGTTCAGCAAATATGGATGGGATATCCCCACTACTTTTGATGAATTCACCCAGCTGCTAGCAGACATCAAGACCGCAGGTGAAACACCTATCGCTTTCGGATTACTGGATGGTTGGCCTGGGATCCACGAATTCAGTGCAGTAGCGGACACGCTGGTAACCGGTGAATATCTGGATAATTTTGTTTATGGTGTCAATAATGTCAGCTTTGATACCCCGGAAAACCAGGAAGCCGCCAAGATCATACAGGAGTGGGTGGATGCTGGTTATTTCACCGATGGATTCATGGGAATTGGTTATGATGACGTGAATAAGCTTTTCAAATCAGGTCAGGGAGCCATGACCATTACAGGCTCTTGGTTGGCACCAGAGCTACTCGTGGATACTGATCAGGAATTTGGCTTCTTTCTGCTACCACAAAAAACTGCAGATGCCAAACAGCTGGCAGTCGGTGGTGTTGGCATTCCATTTGCTATTCGCAAAAGCACTGCCAACCCTGACTTGGCTGCTGAATACCTGGATTGGATGATCAGCCCACGGGCGGCCCAATTATGGGTAGGGATCAGTTATGTTCCTGCCATGCCCCTTCCAGCTGATTTCACTTTGGAAGTGGGCTCGCTCTTTACCGACACGGTGCTAGCCTGGAACCGCATCAACCAGGATAATGGTGTAGGTCATTATATTGACTGGGCAACTCCGACGTTCTATGACACGATTGTTTCCCAGCTTCAAAAGTTATTTGCTAATGAAATTGACCCAGCGACCTTCACCGCCGAGGTTGAAAAAGACTATAGCGCATTCCTTTCAGGTCAGTAA
- a CDS encoding sugar ABC transporter permease, with translation MILKPRQLRLIPNYVLLSIFLLIILLPIIGIVLSAFKTDSEIIKGPFSLPAQFRLDSFVDAWTAGHFNMYFRSSVIVSTVVVTVSVFLSILIGFAFGLLRFPLQRLLYIVLLIGFMVPFEAVVIPLYHAMHRLGLTDTYWALILPQIGQSISFGTLWMTSFFRSAPQELIDASALDGCSRWQSLWKVLFPIAKPAVLTLLVLFFMWTWNEFLLALVMVQDESLRTLPVGLAFFQGRYTSNIPLMAAGSIIVAGPIVLVYIVFQRYFIKGLLGGAVKG, from the coding sequence ATGATCCTAAAACCGCGACAATTGCGTTTGATACCGAATTATGTGCTGCTTTCAATATTTCTCCTGATAATATTGCTTCCAATCATCGGGATTGTCCTGAGTGCTTTTAAAACCGACTCTGAGATCATTAAAGGGCCTTTCAGTCTGCCTGCGCAGTTTCGTTTGGATAGTTTTGTGGACGCATGGACTGCCGGACACTTTAATATGTATTTCCGCAGCAGTGTAATCGTATCCACGGTCGTTGTGACTGTCAGTGTCTTCTTATCCATCTTGATTGGTTTTGCTTTTGGGCTCCTGAGATTCCCACTGCAGCGTTTACTCTATATCGTCTTACTGATTGGTTTCATGGTTCCTTTCGAAGCGGTGGTTATCCCACTGTACCATGCAATGCACAGGCTTGGCTTGACGGATACATACTGGGCACTAATCCTTCCCCAGATCGGGCAGAGCATCAGTTTCGGCACTTTATGGATGACCAGCTTCTTCCGAAGTGCACCACAGGAGTTGATTGACGCTTCTGCGCTGGATGGTTGCTCACGCTGGCAAAGCCTGTGGAAGGTGTTGTTTCCTATCGCCAAACCTGCTGTGTTGACCCTGCTGGTATTGTTTTTTATGTGGACATGGAATGAATTCCTCCTGGCACTTGTAATGGTTCAGGACGAGAGCTTACGCACGCTTCCTGTAGGCTTAGCATTTTTCCAGGGGCGATATACTTCCAACATCCCGTTAATGGCAGCCGGCTCGATCATTGTCGCCGGCCCGATTGTGCTGGTGTATATTGTATTCCAGCGTTACTTCATCAAAGGGCTCCTCGGAGGGGCGGTGAAGGGATAA
- a CDS encoding sugar ABC transporter permease yields the protein MNNRNPWPGESKFLGWLYLFPGLVIYVLFILYPIVETFRLSFFEWDGFSSNRLFIGLQNYAEIFQRGQFLSALVHNLIFIIFYCFIPIFIGLVLASLLGRRALPGMAFYRAGLFLPQVLSMVVVGVVWRWIFNPAFGPLNILLKTIGLKAWALPWLGDSTWALPAIGLIGSWVQYGFCMVLFLAGMQRIPLEFYEAAELDGANEVQQLIYISIPSLRPEMGVALITTVIAALRVFDLVFVTTRGGPGDATLVTSFLVYRAAFQQNRIGYAAAVATIMTCVILLISYGITRFQAKAET from the coding sequence ATGAACAATCGTAATCCATGGCCGGGGGAATCAAAGTTCCTGGGCTGGCTTTATTTATTTCCTGGGCTGGTTATCTATGTGCTTTTCATCCTTTACCCGATCGTCGAAACTTTCCGGCTGAGTTTTTTCGAGTGGGACGGTTTCAGCTCTAACCGCTTGTTCATTGGACTTCAGAATTACGCCGAAATATTCCAGCGTGGGCAATTTTTATCAGCCCTTGTGCATAACCTGATCTTTATCATTTTCTACTGCTTCATCCCCATCTTTATTGGATTAGTACTGGCAAGCCTATTAGGGCGGAGGGCATTACCAGGGATGGCTTTTTACAGAGCGGGGTTGTTCCTGCCACAAGTATTGAGCATGGTGGTCGTGGGTGTCGTATGGCGCTGGATCTTTAATCCAGCATTTGGACCATTAAATATTCTATTGAAAACCATCGGATTGAAAGCATGGGCTCTCCCCTGGCTCGGAGATTCAACTTGGGCATTACCGGCAATAGGTTTGATTGGAAGCTGGGTGCAGTATGGCTTTTGCATGGTGCTTTTTCTGGCGGGCATGCAACGTATACCATTAGAATTTTATGAGGCAGCCGAGCTGGATGGGGCAAACGAAGTCCAGCAATTGATTTATATTTCTATACCCAGCCTGCGTCCTGAAATGGGGGTAGCCCTGATCACCACAGTGATCGCAGCGTTGAGGGTGTTCGACCTCGTTTTTGTTACCACTCGCGGTGGACCTGGTGATGCAACACTCGTAACCTCATTTTTAGTTTACCGGGCAGCTTTTCAGCAGAATCGTATTGGCTATGCCGCAGCAGTCGCCACAATCATGACCTGTGTCATTCTGCTGATCTCCTACGGTATCACGCGCTTCCAAGCCAAAGCAGAGACATAA